The following proteins come from a genomic window of Malus domestica chromosome 02, GDT2T_hap1:
- the LOC103417982 gene encoding repetitive proline-rich cell wall protein 1-like yields MCFLGFFVLFHSSLFLYNTLVSLQTLTTAALCHSLSLSFSLQRQTDMAESSKLHALFLICLLFISSASPILGCGTCGKPKHKPVKPKPKTPKGPIVVPPIHVKPPGVKIPPVTVPPIVKPPVTIPPIVKPPVTIPPIKPPVTIPPIKPPVTIPPIIPPIVKPPVTIPPIVKPPVTIPPVTIPPIKPPVTLPPVIPPIVKPPVTIPPVTIPPIKPPVTLPPIIPPGIIPPVIGGPPATKPPSPGTPCPPPPGNTCPIDTLKLGACVDLLGGLVHVGQGDPVVNECCPVLQGLVELEAAVCLCTTLKIKLLNLNIFVPLALQLLVTCGKSPPPGFTCSL; encoded by the coding sequence ATGTGCTTCCtagggttttttgttttgttccaCTCATCACTATTCCTATATAACACCCTCGTTTCACTACAAACCCTTACAACAGCAGCACTctgccactctctctctctctctttctctctccaaaGACAGACAGACATGGCGGAGTCCAGCAAGCTCCATGCTCTCTTCCTCATTTGCTTGCTCTTCATTTCCTCAGCCTCTCCAATCCTCGGCTGTGGCACTTGCGGCAAGCCAAAGCACAAGCCTGTTAAACCTAAACCAAAGACTCCCAAAGGACCCATAGTGGTTCCACCCATTCATGTCAAGCCACCTGGCGTCAAAATACCTCCAGTCACAGTCCCTCCCATCGTAAAACCACCAGTGACAATACCACCCATTGTCAAACCACCAGTGACAATCCCACCCATCAAACCACCAGTGACAATCCCACCCATCAAACCACCAGTCACAATCCCACCCATTATCCCACCCATTGTAAAACCACCAGTCACAATCCCACCCATCGTAAAACCACCCGTTACAATCCCACCCGTCACAATCCCACCCATTAAGCCACCAGTGACCCTTCCTCCAGTAATCCCACCCATCGTAAAACCACCAGTCACAATCCCACCCGTTACAATCCCACCCATTAAGCCACCAGTGACCCTTCCTCCAATAATCCCACCTGGGATAATCCCACCAGTCATAGGGGGGCCCCCAGCTACGAAGCCACCAAGTCCAGGGACACCATGCCCTCCACCGCCAGGGAACACGTGCCCCATTGACACATTGAAACTGGGTGCTTGTGTGGATCTTCTAGGCGGGTTGGTCCACGTTGGGCAGGGTGACCCGGTGGTGAACGAGTGCTGCCCGGTGCTGCAAGGGCTTGTTGAACTTGAAGCTGCAGTGTGCCTCTGCACTACTCTCAAAATCAAGCTTCTTAACCTCAACATCTTTGTCCCACTGGCTCTTCAGCTCCTTGTCACTTGTGGCAAGAGTCCTCCTCCTGGTTTCACTTGCTCTCTCTAA